From Candidatus Poribacteria bacterium, one genomic window encodes:
- a CDS encoding T9SS type A sorting domain-containing protein, whose protein sequence is MKTRIPLSGRRLLVLYTILISVLYVPSIALAIEPIGSIGQPVPEHHAFLPDGNILRAVLSHIQIIDTDTGTVIDEFGERTDISDVVFSPTAEHLAILNYSADARITTINIWDTNAREQIAEWEIPVRIDVAAFSPVGTLFAISFNDEIHLWNWQIGAFRGKMIGQRRPWERCHSSKGSGRTCTSLPRDRASVFTPDGRYLIVASNRPDAELWNVKTRRLEGHFEGHTGTWIEDVVMSPDGTRLATYEKDWNDVYVWDIDTQQLLWQEESGISRISDVVFSPDNRHLYVASQTGTLNRSGGEPWQGWDDHVRVWDVASGKQLDAFGDDFYFLKATALSPDGKTMLLHYWDAVVLWSIESKQPLNVWADFVYSWNDALSANGQTFVSVSRYFIKTWDIPSRQMRLLISAERDLFRESAISSDGKKIAIGRDPWVEVRNSRTGAVESQFQYGYGYSDIAFSSTGRWVAARGFKSIYLFDLENPEKIQRAFTEDGPDIDISSLFTFSENDAYLAATTRTDDNQYWILLWKREGDIFVFQYAWHVPELCSQSRLDFGSDTDGSLLLAVPRYRETQIWRLLLDGPQLVKTLETGFPVHFTPDGRYLFASQDRYLKIWDWKTETLVEHSRIPDYLALSRDGTILLSYADTGQIQIWDAKALLPSKTVVTPHGKQIVILGEVKRNQLLQNFPNPFNPETWIPFRLTTESHVTIHIHNSTGQLVRRLSAGTMPAGDYSSQAHAVYWDGRNQVGEPVSSGVYLYTIHADDFSATRKMLIRK, encoded by the coding sequence ATGAAAACGCGCATTCCTCTTTCAGGTCGGCGTCTGCTGGTATTGTATACCATACTCATCAGTGTTCTCTACGTTCCATCCATTGCGCTTGCGATTGAACCGATCGGCTCGATTGGACAACCCGTTCCAGAACATCACGCTTTTCTTCCCGATGGAAACATCTTACGCGCCGTTCTATCACACATTCAGATAATCGATACAGATACGGGGACGGTCATTGACGAATTTGGCGAGCGGACGGACATCAGCGATGTCGTGTTCAGTCCAACAGCCGAACATCTGGCGATTCTGAACTACTCCGCTGATGCAAGGATAACCACCATAAACATTTGGGATACCAATGCTCGGGAGCAGATAGCCGAATGGGAGATTCCTGTCCGCATCGATGTCGCAGCATTCAGTCCGGTAGGCACACTGTTTGCCATCTCTTTTAACGACGAGATTCATCTATGGAACTGGCAAATAGGGGCATTTAGAGGAAAGATGATCGGTCAACGCCGTCCGTGGGAGCGGTGTCATTCCAGTAAGGGTAGCGGCAGAACCTGTACGTCCCTCCCACGAGATCGCGCTTCGGTTTTTACCCCAGATGGTCGTTATCTCATCGTCGCATCAAATCGACCAGATGCTGAATTGTGGAATGTCAAAACCCGCCGCTTAGAAGGGCATTTTGAAGGACACACAGGGACCTGGATCGAGGATGTGGTTATGAGTCCCGACGGAACACGCCTCGCAACGTATGAAAAAGACTGGAATGATGTCTACGTCTGGGATATAGACACACAGCAACTTTTATGGCAAGAAGAAAGCGGTATCAGTAGGATTTCTGATGTGGTGTTCAGTCCAGACAATCGACACCTGTACGTTGCGTCTCAGACGGGGACATTGAACCGGTCTGGTGGCGAACCTTGGCAAGGCTGGGATGACCACGTCCGCGTCTGGGACGTTGCGTCTGGAAAACAACTTGATGCGTTCGGCGACGATTTTTACTTCTTGAAGGCAACAGCACTCTCACCAGACGGGAAAACGATGCTTCTGCACTACTGGGATGCCGTTGTGTTGTGGAGTATCGAAAGCAAGCAGCCGTTGAACGTCTGGGCTGATTTCGTCTATAGTTGGAATGATGCATTGAGTGCTAACGGTCAGACTTTTGTTTCAGTCTCTCGCTACTTTATTAAGACATGGGATATCCCTTCACGACAAATGCGCCTACTCATCTCTGCCGAACGCGATCTCTTCCGAGAGTCTGCAATCTCTTCGGATGGTAAGAAAATCGCTATCGGACGTGACCCTTGGGTTGAGGTAAGAAATTCGCGAACAGGTGCCGTTGAAAGCCAATTTCAGTACGGTTATGGGTATTCTGACATCGCCTTCAGTTCAACAGGGAGATGGGTCGCAGCGCGGGGATTCAAGTCTATTTACCTTTTTGATCTCGAAAATCCAGAAAAGATTCAACGAGCTTTTACGGAAGATGGACCCGATATCGACATCAGTTCACTGTTTACGTTCAGTGAAAACGACGCATATTTAGCAGCCACGACTCGCACAGACGACAATCAATATTGGATTCTCCTATGGAAACGTGAAGGAGACATCTTCGTTTTCCAATATGCATGGCACGTGCCAGAACTCTGTAGCCAGTCAAGGCTCGATTTTGGATCTGATACAGACGGTTCACTTCTACTGGCAGTTCCCAGATACCGAGAGACTCAAATATGGAGACTCCTGCTGGATGGTCCCCAACTTGTAAAAACATTGGAGACAGGATTTCCAGTGCATTTTACCCCGGATGGTCGTTATCTCTTTGCCAGTCAAGATCGCTATCTCAAAATCTGGGATTGGAAAACAGAGACCCTTGTTGAGCATTCGCGTATTCCAGATTATTTAGCGCTTAGCCGAGATGGAACCATCCTCCTTTCGTATGCGGATACAGGACAAATTCAGATCTGGGATGCCAAGGCACTCCTACCTTCAAAGACCGTTGTTACACCACACGGCAAGCAGATTGTGATACTGGGAGAGGTAAAGCGGAATCAACTCCTACAAAACTTTCCTAACCCTTTCAATCCAGAAACCTGGATCCCGTTCCGACTCACAACCGAAAGTCACGTCACGATCCACATTCATAACTCCACAGGTCAGTTGGTGCGTCGCTTATCCGCAGGAACAATGCCCGCAGGCGACTATTCTTCACAGGCACACGCCGTCTATTGGGATGGACGCAATCAAGTGGGAGAACCCGTGAGCAGTGGCGTCTATCTCTACACGATTCACGCAGACGACTTCTCCGCAACCCGCAAAATGCTCATTCGGAAATGA
- a CDS encoding N-6 DNA methylase — MNIKSEYLTIKDAAELLGVTPTTLRNWDKSKKLIAHRNPVNGYRLYTIEDVTKILRDRGESDQTYNLDILSDQTDAQTFLFPDLFSQSESKQDTRTLRLLVRQMSKAFRDSMGGGLLERFEEISKVLYCKLYDELQCRTNDNYTKQFYFSSDLPLNKTYQRIAALYEKAINLLPNAFTNSQRKLSNDKKAIVRIVELLHPVSLSDIPADIKGTVYEELIRNTFEKSDNQQFFTPRQVVEFMVRFTNPQLDQILCDPACGSGGFLIEASKHIGRILFSQGKEEFTANRMAQYLSNHIIGLEIDRRMAWVAQMNLIMHGDGNGNIHHLDGNGSLGFSDNLNHLVKPNELDIILTNPPFGSDLSDKADLSRYQLGKGKSSRRRGILFIEQCMRWLKPGGRLGIVIEDSVLNGASNEDVRRFVLQYCVVEAVISLPDVTFMPYSSSKTSILFLRKKNNNREAQPHIFMATVEQIGRKQNGDPLYIGQLGKDGFRELLNELPDVVKAWQTYTMNGVQSITHLSPKIFVCPPERFTEGIGERLDVQFHHPSRATAESTLNRSIYPTPKLAELVVVRNRMVVPSTQDPDEIWQYIGLANIVSSTGEYSVSNVLGRQLKSGVRRFHPRDILFSKLRPELRKCVLVRDDEDDGYVSSECLVFRTLEDALDDPLLKDIASKRESLQQYQIDREYLSFILRSNIVFGQLVYQITGSGRPRVNQSAILGLRIPLPPLSLQREIVAAYKMAWQHHLECRVRSETALQEGKEALEAAYNHASDKLCPI; from the coding sequence ATGAATATCAAGTCCGAGTATCTTACAATTAAAGATGCCGCCGAATTATTAGGCGTAACCCCAACAACCCTTCGTAATTGGGACAAATCTAAAAAACTTATTGCTCATCGTAATCCTGTAAATGGTTACCGATTATACACCATTGAAGATGTGACAAAAATCTTGCGCGATAGAGGTGAAAGCGATCAGACATATAACTTGGATATTCTTTCTGATCAAACAGATGCCCAAACCTTTTTATTTCCAGATCTATTTTCCCAATCAGAATCAAAACAGGATACTCGGACACTTAGGTTGTTAGTCCGACAAATGAGCAAAGCTTTTCGTGATTCAATGGGAGGTGGTTTGCTTGAACGTTTTGAGGAAATATCAAAGGTCCTATACTGCAAACTCTATGACGAACTGCAATGCAGAACCAACGATAACTACACGAAGCAGTTCTATTTTTCATCTGACTTACCTTTAAATAAAACTTACCAAAGAATAGCAGCACTTTATGAAAAGGCTATAAATCTTTTACCCAACGCTTTCACAAATTCTCAGCGTAAACTAAGTAATGATAAGAAAGCGATCGTCCGAATCGTTGAACTTCTGCATCCAGTCAGTTTGAGCGATATCCCTGCGGATATAAAAGGGACAGTATATGAAGAGCTAATTCGGAATACATTTGAGAAGTCGGATAACCAACAGTTTTTTACACCACGTCAAGTTGTGGAGTTTATGGTGCGTTTCACCAATCCTCAACTGGATCAAATTTTATGTGATCCCGCTTGCGGCAGTGGTGGCTTCCTAATTGAAGCCTCAAAACATATTGGGCGTATTTTATTTTCTCAAGGAAAGGAAGAATTTACTGCAAACCGAATGGCTCAGTATCTATCAAATCATATCATCGGTTTAGAAATTGACAGACGAATGGCGTGGGTTGCGCAAATGAACCTTATTATGCATGGGGACGGAAACGGCAACATTCATCACTTAGATGGCAACGGTTCACTTGGTTTTTCAGACAACCTGAATCATCTCGTCAAACCAAATGAGTTAGATATTATTTTGACAAATCCACCATTTGGCAGTGATCTCTCAGATAAAGCGGATCTTTCCAGATATCAATTGGGTAAAGGAAAATCCTCGCGACGTAGAGGAATTCTCTTTATCGAACAGTGCATGCGTTGGTTGAAACCAGGGGGGCGTTTAGGAATTGTTATTGAAGACAGTGTATTAAATGGGGCCTCAAATGAAGATGTACGACGATTTGTTTTGCAATATTGTGTTGTAGAAGCAGTGATTAGCTTGCCTGATGTTACGTTCATGCCGTATTCAAGTTCAAAAACATCAATACTTTTCTTACGAAAAAAGAATAATAATCGAGAAGCGCAACCTCACATTTTTATGGCAACTGTGGAACAAATAGGACGTAAACAAAATGGTGATCCACTCTATATTGGACAACTCGGCAAAGACGGGTTCCGTGAACTCTTGAATGAATTACCGGATGTTGTCAAGGCCTGGCAAACTTACACTATGAATGGCGTTCAATCAATAACACATTTATCACCCAAAATATTTGTATGTCCCCCTGAGAGATTCACAGAGGGTATTGGGGAACGACTTGACGTTCAATTTCACCATCCTTCTCGTGCAACCGCCGAAAGCACGTTAAACCGCTCAATCTATCCAACCCCTAAACTCGCAGAACTGGTTGTTGTACGTAATAGAATGGTAGTACCATCAACACAGGATCCTGATGAGATTTGGCAATATATAGGATTGGCAAACATCGTCTCGTCAACGGGAGAATATAGCGTATCTAATGTTCTTGGCCGCCAACTTAAGAGTGGGGTTCGCCGTTTTCATCCCCGAGACATTCTTTTTTCAAAACTGCGCCCCGAACTCCGTAAATGCGTTTTAGTTCGGGACGATGAAGATGACGGCTATGTCTCATCGGAGTGTCTTGTTTTTCGCACATTAGAAGATGCTTTGGACGACCCCTTATTAAAAGATATAGCATCCAAGAGGGAATCACTGCAGCAATACCAAATTGATAGGGAGTATCTATCATTCATACTTCGTAGTAATATCGTATTCGGACAACTGGTCTATCAAATTACAGGCAGTGGACGCCCGAGAGTTAACCAATCTGCGATACTTGGATTAAGAATTCCATTGCCGCCGTTATCCCTACAGCGCGAAATTGTTGCCGCGTACAAAATGGCCTGGCAACATCATCTTGAGTGTCGAGTTCGGAGCGAAACCGCATTACAAGAAGGCAAGGAAGCCTTGGAGGCAGCCTATAATCATGCTAGCGATAAACTTTGCCCTATATAG
- a CDS encoding T9SS type A sorting domain-containing protein, translating to MKTRIALSKRNFQVYITVISVICISCSAFAMEPIGTIGQPFPEQHAFLSNEAIVRVTPAHIQIIDTNTGALIDEFAEREYFSDVVLSPDASHLAILTHAHDGKRTTVSIWDVNAREQVSEWRVQFRIYDVAEVAAFSPTEPLFAIPSENAIHLWNWQTGESLGRMTGTRHPLQPCHFFDGGSSCEGDPRDRTAIFSPEGRYLIIASMRPDIELWNIETRQLEGHFEGHTGNWVEKVSISPDGRYMASFEYSSASVYVWDVESRQLLRKAQSGIGTISDVVFSPDSQHLYVATETDRLTWIDPGPWEGWDDQVRVWNVKSGQHIDTFGSEFRELEEITLSPNGKIALLHYWDAVVIWDIEKKRPLNVWTDFLRDRFYNVVKLSPDGKTVGATSRYFIKTWDVASQQMKRIVSAEDATFEGLAISPDSRKLAVRRDRWVEVRNLQTGNIELQFPQSTGWLEEIVFSTSGRWIATVGVGDWQPLSILDTQNREKPQELTSKNGPVSLHNHYQIVFSENDEYFAASGRSKDDQDWIQLWKREGNTFGFQYGWQVPDLLHSPIPTLAFASHTDGSTVLAASEELELHIWKLLSDSPQLLTTLDGRYQPVHFSPEGRYLFARRDGSTQVWEWQTETPLEHPSIPVYFDISRDGSILLSEAVSGQIRIWDGSALLPSQPVAVEPGGKQIVMLGEVKRNQLLQNFPNPFNPETWIPFRLANESHVTIHIYNTAGQLVRRLSAGTMPAGDYSSQAQAVYWDGRNQVGEPVSSGVYLYTIHAGDFSATRKMLIRK from the coding sequence ATGAAAACGCGAATCGCCCTTTCAAAACGAAACTTTCAAGTTTATATTACAGTCATCAGTGTTATTTGCATCTCCTGCTCTGCTTTCGCGATGGAACCGATCGGCACAATTGGGCAACCCTTTCCAGAACAGCACGCGTTTCTCTCCAATGAAGCGATTGTGCGTGTTACCCCAGCACACATTCAAATTATTGATACGAATACCGGTGCGCTTATAGATGAATTCGCCGAACGCGAGTATTTCAGCGATGTTGTGTTGAGTCCAGATGCCTCACATTTAGCGATTCTTACACATGCGCATGATGGAAAGCGTACGACTGTCAGTATCTGGGATGTTAATGCCCGCGAGCAAGTTAGCGAATGGAGAGTCCAATTCCGCATCTATGATGTCGCGGAGGTCGCGGCATTTAGTCCAACAGAGCCGCTGTTTGCAATCCCTTCTGAGAATGCGATTCATCTCTGGAATTGGCAGACGGGTGAGTCCCTTGGAAGGATGACAGGCACACGGCACCCATTGCAACCCTGTCATTTCTTCGACGGCGGCAGCAGTTGTGAAGGCGATCCGCGGGATCGCACTGCGATTTTTAGTCCCGAGGGTCGCTATCTGATCATCGCCTCCATGCGTCCTGACATTGAACTCTGGAATATTGAGACGCGCCAATTAGAAGGGCACTTTGAAGGACACACCGGAAACTGGGTTGAAAAGGTCTCCATCAGTCCGGATGGAAGATACATGGCGTCATTCGAGTACAGCTCAGCTTCCGTTTACGTGTGGGATGTGGAATCGAGACAGTTACTCCGGAAAGCACAAAGCGGCATTGGAACGATTTCAGATGTGGTCTTCAGTCCGGACAGTCAACACCTATATGTCGCGACCGAGACCGATAGACTGACTTGGATTGATCCCGGACCCTGGGAGGGATGGGATGACCAGGTCCGCGTCTGGAATGTCAAATCGGGGCAACACATCGACACGTTTGGCAGTGAGTTCCGCGAATTGGAAGAAATCACGCTATCACCGAACGGGAAAATTGCGCTCCTGCACTATTGGGATGCCGTCGTGATATGGGATATAGAAAAGAAGCGACCCCTGAACGTGTGGACTGATTTTCTCAGAGATCGGTTCTACAATGTGGTGAAGTTGAGTCCTGATGGAAAAACCGTAGGTGCCACCTCTCGATATTTTATTAAGACGTGGGATGTCGCGTCCCAGCAGATGAAACGCATCGTTTCTGCAGAAGATGCCACGTTTGAAGGACTCGCCATCTCTCCAGATAGTCGGAAACTCGCTGTCCGCAGGGACCGGTGGGTGGAGGTCCGCAATCTTCAGACCGGTAACATTGAACTCCAATTTCCGCAGTCCACTGGGTGGCTTGAAGAAATTGTCTTCAGTACCTCTGGAAGGTGGATTGCGACAGTGGGAGTGGGGGACTGGCAGCCTCTCTCTATTTTGGACACCCAAAATAGAGAGAAACCCCAGGAACTTACGTCAAAAAATGGACCTGTATCGCTACATAATCATTACCAGATCGTCTTCAGTGAAAACGACGAGTATTTCGCGGCTTCCGGCAGATCGAAAGACGATCAAGATTGGATTCAATTATGGAAACGCGAGGGCAACACTTTCGGCTTTCAATATGGATGGCAGGTCCCAGACCTTCTTCATAGCCCAATTCCAACACTCGCCTTTGCCTCTCACACAGATGGTTCAACGGTGTTAGCAGCATCCGAAGAATTGGAACTCCACATCTGGAAACTCTTGTCAGACAGTCCCCAACTTCTAACAACCTTGGATGGAAGATATCAGCCAGTGCACTTTAGTCCAGAGGGTCGCTATCTCTTTGCCCGGCGAGACGGTTCCACCCAGGTCTGGGAGTGGCAGACAGAAACACCCCTTGAGCATCCATCTATTCCGGTATATTTTGACATCAGTCGAGATGGATCTATTCTGCTTTCGGAGGCAGTCAGCGGTCAGATCCGCATCTGGGATGGAAGCGCACTGTTACCTTCACAACCCGTTGCCGTTGAACCCGGAGGTAAACAGATTGTCATGCTGGGAGAAGTGAAACGGAATCAACTCCTACAAAACTTCCCCAACCCTTTCAACCCGGAAACCTGGATCCCGTTCCGACTCGCAAATGAAAGTCACGTCACGATCCACATTTATAATACCGCGGGTCAATTGGTGCGTCGCTTATCCGCAGGAACAATGCCTGCAGGCGACTATTCTTCACAGGCACAAGCTGTTTATTGGGATGGACGCAATCAAGTGGGTGAACCTGTGAGCAGTGGCGTCTATCTCTACACGATTCATGCAGGCGACTTCTCCGCAACCCGCAAAATGCTCATTCGAAAATGA